A region from the Bdellovibrio bacteriovorus genome encodes:
- a CDS encoding tyrosine-type recombinase/integrase produces MGKPFKLAENIDKYLKFMTFVKSASPLTIKHYSLDLKQAFNYENSSASLSEAELLATARGAFNQWAHLSLASRNRKAATLKSFFSWAFDESLTERDLSLQITCPKVPKKLPHFLSVDEALAVFKSFDADKEISLKEKVLFLLLYGGGLRVSEACNLKWSEVFMSQKILRVTGKGSKERVIALPTLTVQVLHAWKKESGFNKFVFGEEPLNPRTAYDMVKISGQRAGLLKPLHPHALRHSFATHLLSSGANLRTLQELLGHESLQATEKYTHLGIDQLARTLENLHPLGKGK; encoded by the coding sequence ATGGGAAAGCCTTTTAAGTTGGCCGAAAACATTGATAAGTATCTGAAATTCATGACCTTTGTGAAGTCAGCCTCCCCCCTCACAATCAAGCACTATAGCTTAGATCTTAAGCAGGCTTTTAATTATGAGAATTCATCGGCTTCTTTGAGCGAGGCCGAATTGCTAGCCACGGCTCGCGGCGCCTTCAACCAATGGGCTCACCTTTCTTTGGCCTCTCGCAATCGCAAAGCCGCGACCCTGAAAAGCTTCTTTTCCTGGGCCTTCGACGAGTCTCTGACTGAGAGAGATTTGTCTCTGCAAATCACTTGTCCCAAGGTTCCAAAGAAACTTCCGCACTTCCTAAGCGTCGATGAAGCTTTGGCCGTCTTTAAAAGTTTTGATGCCGACAAAGAGATTTCGCTGAAAGAAAAAGTTCTGTTCCTGCTTCTTTACGGGGGCGGTCTGCGTGTCAGTGAAGCTTGTAACTTAAAGTGGTCTGAAGTTTTCATGTCGCAAAAGATTCTGCGCGTAACAGGTAAAGGATCGAAAGAAAGAGTCATCGCCCTTCCTACGTTAACGGTGCAAGTGCTGCACGCATGGAAGAAAGAAAGTGGTTTTAATAAGTTTGTCTTTGGTGAAGAGCCTTTGAATCCGCGCACGGCCTATGACATGGTGAAAATAAGTGGCCAGCGCGCGGGACTTTTAAAACCTTTGCATCCCCATGCTCTTCGTCACAGTTTTGCGACTCATTTATTATCGAGCGGAGCCAATTTAAGAACGCTGCAAGAGCTGCTAGGTCACGAGAGCTTACAGGCCACCGAAAAGTACACTCACTTAGGGATCGATCAATTGGCGAGGACGCTTGAAAATCTGCATCCTCTGGGAAAAGGAAAGTGA
- a CDS encoding TetR/AcrR family transcriptional regulator, with translation MTDSSQVKIQKDESPAHVKGKKRDRSASEERLIQAGLEIFAKNGFNGATTKMIAKKADVNESLIGRYFDGKEGLLLAIIEKFLEQVIQDELPYPPQNSLAAELENYVRFRVNQGCMHEDFARIVFSQCLVDRKFKKKARETIPLLIDPKLIDRVQMLADKGRLKEGTNVMEICEHLDTFLDGIFFFDHILHEESPEVTGDKAARFVKTYSRLFDK, from the coding sequence ATGACGGATTCATCTCAAGTTAAGATCCAAAAAGACGAAAGTCCTGCTCATGTTAAGGGCAAAAAAAGGGACCGTTCTGCTTCTGAAGAAAGACTGATTCAGGCAGGGTTGGAGATCTTTGCGAAAAACGGATTTAACGGTGCCACTACTAAGATGATTGCTAAAAAAGCGGACGTGAACGAATCACTGATCGGTCGCTACTTCGATGGCAAAGAAGGTTTGTTACTTGCCATCATCGAAAAGTTTCTTGAGCAAGTTATTCAAGACGAACTTCCCTACCCTCCTCAAAATTCGTTAGCAGCAGAGCTCGAGAATTATGTGCGCTTTCGCGTGAACCAAGGTTGTATGCACGAAGATTTCGCGCGCATCGTATTTTCGCAATGTCTGGTAGATAGAAAATTTAAAAAGAAAGCGCGTGAAACCATTCCGCTTCTCATCGATCCCAAATTAATTGATCGCGTGCAGATGCTGGCAGACAAGGGACGATTAAAAGAAGGAACGAATGTCATGGAGATCTGTGAACACTTAGATACTTTCTTAGACGGCATCTTCTTTTTCGATCACATCTTGCATGAAGAGTCGCCGGAAGTGACTGGCGATAAAGCGGCGCGCTTCGTAAAAACTTACTCTCGTCTTTTTGATAAATAA
- a CDS encoding sigma-54 interaction domain-containing protein yields the protein MNDNNSMILPSSQNANQVMWNTNTTSKVLENKTIVYQSEVMGSLMKMIDRVAPSTANILVLGESGTGKELIARSIHDRSNRRNKAFVAINCGALRETLLESELFGHEKGSFTGAYNRKIGLAEAANGGTLFLDEIGELDPAIQAKLLRFIQEGEIYRVGGKDPIKVDIRLICATNRELDQEVVKGNFREDLFYRINTIVVSAPPLRRRKDDIPSLINHFLNNSQHAYLNRGRSVNEEAMKALIRYDWPGNIRELQNVCERLQILSEGHMIMLNDIPENIRNGETEKDVIEYDPTMTLHDLEKRYILKALAHFGGNKTQAANNLGITIKTLYNKLHEYGEFEKFAVHTKPMK from the coding sequence ATGAACGACAACAACTCTATGATCTTGCCCTCTTCTCAGAATGCAAATCAAGTGATGTGGAATACAAATACAACTTCCAAAGTTTTGGAAAACAAGACCATCGTCTACCAGTCTGAGGTGATGGGAAGCTTGATGAAGATGATCGACCGCGTAGCTCCTTCAACGGCGAACATCCTGGTTCTTGGTGAATCTGGAACGGGTAAAGAGCTTATCGCTCGCTCTATCCATGATCGTTCTAATCGCAGAAACAAAGCTTTCGTAGCCATCAACTGCGGTGCTCTTCGTGAGACTCTTCTTGAGTCAGAACTTTTCGGTCACGAAAAAGGTTCTTTCACTGGCGCTTACAACCGTAAGATCGGTTTGGCGGAAGCGGCTAACGGCGGAACTTTGTTCCTTGATGAAATCGGTGAGTTGGATCCAGCAATCCAAGCTAAGCTTCTTCGCTTCATCCAAGAAGGTGAAATCTACCGCGTGGGTGGCAAAGACCCTATCAAAGTAGACATCCGTTTGATCTGTGCAACGAACAGAGAATTGGACCAAGAAGTTGTTAAAGGTAATTTCCGTGAAGACTTGTTCTATCGTATCAACACGATCGTGGTCAGTGCTCCGCCTCTCCGTCGTCGTAAAGATGACATCCCGTCGCTGATCAACCACTTTTTAAACAACTCTCAACACGCGTATTTGAACCGTGGTCGTTCAGTGAATGAAGAAGCGATGAAAGCTTTGATTCGTTACGACTGGCCAGGAAATATCCGTGAGCTTCAAAACGTGTGCGAAAGACTTCAGATCCTTTCTGAAGGTCACATGATCATGTTGAACGATATTCCAGAGAATATCCGTAACGGTGAGACTGAAAAAGACGTGATTGAGTATGATCCTACAATGACTCTTCACGACCTAGAGAAGCGCTATATCTTGAAAGCTCTAGCGCACTTTGGTGGTAATAAAACTCAAGCGGCAAACAACTTGGGTATTACGATCAAGACTCTTTATAACAAACTTCATGAGTACGGCGAGTTCGAAAAATTCGCAGTTCACACGAAGCCGATGAAATAG
- a CDS encoding TolC family protein — MKRSDVLNIASFSLILAATLVGNSASAMNLNEYLDQVKQHSLGYKASSEQAEASQLKTREADLFFTPRLFANARIGYDGKEPFGSTITYDELKMQNYSLGVSQDFSFGLETKLSYAMDRTEVVGADLPAGIPNSFWDATPLLELNMPLWGNGFGRTARANEELTRQQNVAEKFGAEAESVGTLVEAEAAYWSLASAQELVQVQKRALKQAQSILDYVSRKARMNLGENADVLQAKAMVEATIFGVQQAENSEKAARRAFNTFLNRKAEEPTPALDGINYSSLGTVEVPKARPGDRYDVKAAEAQSRLAQASAKVTEEKNKPTLDLYGSYALNGRNEELNDALKAAGEDGRDTAFVGLRFNLPLNVFALNDAKAGALKASKAAELSYQAKQFNQEQEWTNLVEQMAEAKESLRLATNIVNAQKAKLDNERTRLRQGRTTTYQVLLFEQDFSQSEVNRVQAAAQILGLQARVKLYQASVEGGK; from the coding sequence ATGAAAAGATCCGACGTTTTAAACATTGCTAGCTTCTCGCTGATTCTCGCAGCCACCCTGGTTGGAAATTCAGCGTCCGCAATGAATCTGAATGAATATCTCGATCAAGTTAAACAACATAGTTTAGGGTACAAGGCGAGCTCTGAGCAGGCCGAAGCTTCTCAACTAAAGACACGTGAAGCAGACTTGTTCTTTACGCCGCGTCTTTTTGCGAATGCAAGAATTGGCTACGATGGCAAAGAGCCGTTCGGTTCCACCATTACATATGACGAACTGAAAATGCAGAATTACTCTTTAGGAGTATCTCAAGATTTCAGTTTCGGTCTTGAAACAAAACTTTCCTACGCTATGGACCGCACGGAAGTTGTCGGAGCAGATCTTCCGGCAGGAATTCCGAACAGCTTTTGGGATGCGACTCCGCTTCTAGAATTAAACATGCCTCTTTGGGGAAATGGTTTCGGTCGCACGGCACGTGCGAATGAAGAACTGACTCGTCAACAAAATGTCGCAGAAAAATTCGGCGCAGAAGCTGAGTCTGTGGGAACTTTGGTTGAAGCTGAAGCGGCTTACTGGTCACTGGCATCAGCTCAAGAGCTTGTGCAAGTTCAGAAACGCGCTTTGAAACAAGCTCAAAGTATTTTGGATTATGTGTCTCGTAAAGCTCGTATGAACTTAGGTGAAAACGCCGACGTTCTTCAAGCCAAAGCCATGGTCGAAGCCACTATCTTCGGAGTGCAACAAGCAGAAAATAGCGAAAAAGCCGCTCGTCGCGCTTTTAACACTTTCCTAAATAGAAAAGCAGAAGAACCAACTCCGGCGTTGGATGGCATTAACTATTCTTCTTTAGGAACGGTTGAAGTTCCTAAAGCAAGACCGGGCGACCGCTACGATGTGAAAGCTGCGGAAGCGCAATCTCGCTTGGCGCAAGCTTCTGCCAAAGTCACTGAAGAAAAAAACAAGCCGACTTTAGATCTTTACGGAAGTTACGCATTGAACGGTCGTAATGAAGAATTAAACGACGCTTTAAAAGCGGCGGGTGAAGACGGCAGAGACACAGCTTTCGTCGGTCTGCGCTTCAATCTTCCGTTAAATGTCTTCGCTTTGAACGATGCTAAAGCCGGAGCACTGAAAGCCAGCAAAGCGGCCGAGCTTTCTTATCAAGCAAAACAATTCAATCAAGAACAAGAATGGACGAACTTAGTAGAACAAATGGCGGAAGCTAAAGAAAGCCTTCGTCTAGCTACAAATATCGTCAACGCGCAAAAAGCCAAATTGGACAATGAGCGCACACGTCTTCGTCAGGGAAGAACTACGACTTATCAAGTTCTTCTTTTTGAACAAGACTTCTCTCAATCTGAAGTGAACCGCGTGCAAGCGGCCGCTCAGATTCTTGGACTTCAAGCTAGAGTTAAACTTTACCAAGCCTCTGTTGAAGGAGGAAAATAA
- a CDS encoding fatty acid desaturase encodes MTKKRIEWPVALFLIINPLVTLILTPIYFYYYGFELDILLFALIFAAATNLSITAGYHRLFSHKSYDAHPLAKALFLLVGASGFQGSALKWSSDHRRHHTHIDGEKDPYNINEGFWYAHMGWLFFKDSVDQKIHAPDLQKDWMVEFQHKYYVPLAILTGFALPTLIGWAMGSALGGFVIGGGLRIALTQQSTFFVNSLCHTLGKQTYSKEISARDSWFVAVLTHGEGYHNFHHKFQIDYRNGIKWYHWDPTKWVIKSLNFMGLATKLRQISNAEILKARLQAEAAELTKHGFAEEKLQAMREKILEAQNKMKKLREDYEQFKVDAVRKREELKEAYDLKLAEIKREMEIAKLEFQMGMKQWQVCLRSV; translated from the coding sequence ATGACAAAAAAACGTATCGAATGGCCAGTCGCCTTATTCCTGATTATCAATCCGCTGGTCACCCTTATTCTAACTCCAATTTACTTCTACTATTATGGTTTCGAGTTAGACATTCTTCTTTTCGCTTTGATCTTTGCGGCTGCGACAAACTTGAGCATCACAGCGGGCTATCACCGTTTATTTTCTCATAAAAGTTACGATGCTCATCCCTTGGCTAAAGCGCTTTTCCTACTTGTAGGTGCATCAGGCTTTCAAGGTTCAGCTTTGAAATGGTCTTCGGATCACCGTCGTCACCACACACACATTGATGGAGAAAAAGATCCTTACAACATCAATGAAGGTTTCTGGTACGCCCACATGGGTTGGTTGTTCTTTAAAGACTCTGTTGACCAAAAAATCCACGCTCCTGATCTTCAAAAAGACTGGATGGTAGAGTTCCAACATAAATATTATGTGCCACTCGCAATTCTTACTGGCTTTGCTCTTCCCACTTTGATTGGCTGGGCGATGGGTTCGGCGTTGGGTGGATTCGTTATCGGCGGCGGTCTTCGTATCGCGTTGACTCAACAAAGCACTTTCTTCGTGAACTCTCTTTGCCATACTTTGGGTAAACAAACTTACTCAAAAGAGATCTCGGCTCGTGACTCTTGGTTTGTGGCGGTTCTTACGCATGGTGAAGGTTATCATAACTTCCATCATAAGTTCCAAATCGACTACCGCAACGGTATCAAGTGGTATCACTGGGACCCAACAAAATGGGTTATTAAATCTTTGAACTTTATGGGCCTTGCTACGAAACTTCGCCAGATTTCAAATGCAGAAATTCTGAAGGCGCGTTTGCAAGCCGAAGCTGCGGAATTAACGAAACATGGATTTGCGGAAGAAAAACTGCAAGCTATGAGAGAAAAAATCTTAGAAGCTCAGAACAAAATGAAAAAGCTTCGTGAAGATTACGAACAATTCAAAGTGGATGCAGTTCGTAAACGCGAAGAGCTTAAAGAGGCTTACGATTTAAAACTTGCGGAAATCAAACGCGAGATGGAAATTGCCAAGCTTGAGTTCCAGATGGGCATGAAGCAGTGGCAAGTGTGTCTAAGATCGGTTTAA
- the recO gene encoding DNA repair protein RecO, whose amino-acid sequence MTQGKDRFIILRKIKYSEADLILHALSPVGEKLSFIARGALKSKKRFGGGVLEPTHFVSFTYKQAEEGQLNVLQEATLLNDFPGIRKDYDRLELALHMIDCVSKVSQEGDNSSEFLFNLLGNALKAVETAKDPLVLKMHFYIKFLLQQGVVNAEPWMAPFFKAHLADTDKLAPQRGLVDQELRNVEAMVRHYLEHATL is encoded by the coding sequence GTGACTCAAGGCAAAGACCGCTTTATCATTCTTAGAAAAATCAAATACTCGGAAGCCGACTTGATTCTTCATGCACTTTCTCCCGTCGGAGAAAAGCTGTCGTTCATTGCCCGTGGTGCCTTAAAAAGTAAAAAACGTTTCGGTGGGGGAGTGCTTGAACCCACTCATTTCGTGAGTTTCACCTATAAACAGGCCGAAGAAGGACAGCTGAATGTTCTTCAAGAAGCGACTCTGCTGAACGACTTCCCGGGTATTCGTAAAGACTATGACCGCCTGGAGCTTGCTCTGCACATGATTGATTGTGTGAGCAAGGTCAGCCAGGAGGGTGATAATTCTTCTGAGTTTCTTTTCAACCTTTTAGGGAATGCTTTAAAGGCTGTCGAGACCGCAAAGGATCCTCTCGTTTTAAAGATGCACTTTTATATCAAGTTTCTTCTTCAGCAAGGTGTTGTGAATGCAGAACCTTGGATGGCGCCTTTCTTTAAGGCTCATCTTGCAGATACGGACAAGCTTGCTCCCCAACGTGGACTTGTGGATCAGGAACTTCGCAATGTCGAAGCTATGGTCCGCCACTATCTTGAACACGCCACTTTGTAA